Proteins encoded by one window of Pseudomonas sp. LS44:
- a CDS encoding SPOR domain-containing protein, which translates to MRWLFLLLLILNLFYYIWHQQQTPLKIKEIPSLSLYQGAKQDIRLLGEAGAAKVPRAQEGQDIVTGIADVCLFLGGFEREDLAREVEQRLISLDVQPNLQSVDAPAGLDFWVYLPPLASRDASLRQLRELQARKIDSYIITQGDLSNGISLGIFPRSESAESVVQRLREAGYEPLMRELPRAHRSYWVRVAPGSRTLINDEMLQVLAADFSGLQHQLMPCESVATPR; encoded by the coding sequence ATGCGCTGGTTGTTCTTGCTTCTGCTGATTCTGAATCTGTTTTATTACATTTGGCATCAGCAACAGACTCCTTTGAAAATTAAAGAAATTCCATCGCTGAGCCTATATCAAGGGGCTAAGCAAGATATCCGCCTGCTTGGCGAGGCGGGCGCGGCGAAGGTGCCTCGCGCACAGGAAGGCCAGGATATTGTCACTGGCATCGCGGATGTTTGTTTATTCCTGGGAGGATTTGAGCGGGAAGATTTGGCGCGGGAGGTAGAGCAGCGATTAATAAGCTTGGATGTTCAGCCGAATCTCCAGTCGGTAGATGCTCCGGCGGGGTTGGACTTTTGGGTCTATTTGCCGCCATTGGCTTCGCGAGATGCCTCATTGCGCCAGTTGCGCGAGCTGCAGGCGCGCAAGATTGATAGCTACATCATTACTCAGGGCGATCTTTCCAATGGTATCTCCTTAGGGATATTTCCGCGAAGTGAATCGGCTGAGAGTGTAGTTCAGCGGCTGCGTGAGGCTGGTTACGAGCCTTTGATGCGCGAGCTGCCGCGTGCTCACCGGAGTTATTGGGTGCGTGTGGCTCCAGGCAGTCGCACCCTTATAAATGATGAAATGCTTCAGGTGTTGGCGGCCGATTTTTCTGGCTTGCAACATCAGCTAATGCCGTGTGAAAGCGTTGCAACGCCGCGATAG